One Novosphingobium sp. EMRT-2 DNA segment encodes these proteins:
- a CDS encoding FABP family protein, giving the protein MAIPDDIFTEPEDVDPDALANLGPLRHLAGIWEGRGGIDIAPKADGPERRAYYERIEMQPIDPQANGPQLLYGLRYHQHINTVEEDITFHDQVGFWLWEPATGLIMQTLAIPRGQIAMASGHAGKDDTRLSLSAERGRTDYGICSTTFLEEAFRTDRYQIDVTFNADGSWSYVSDTTLVVRGKEPFAHRDRNKLVKVGEADLNPWLSIIRGGAKP; this is encoded by the coding sequence ATGGCCATTCCCGATGACATCTTTACCGAACCCGAGGACGTCGATCCTGACGCGCTGGCCAATCTGGGTCCGTTGCGCCATCTGGCCGGCATCTGGGAAGGGCGCGGTGGCATCGACATCGCGCCGAAGGCCGACGGTCCAGAACGGCGCGCCTATTACGAGCGGATCGAGATGCAGCCGATCGATCCGCAGGCCAATGGCCCCCAGCTGCTCTACGGGCTGCGCTATCACCAGCACATCAACACGGTGGAGGAGGACATCACCTTCCACGACCAGGTGGGGTTCTGGCTGTGGGAGCCGGCGACAGGCCTGATCATGCAGACGCTGGCCATCCCGCGCGGGCAGATCGCCATGGCTTCGGGCCACGCCGGAAAGGACGATACACGCCTTTCGCTCTCCGCCGAACGGGGCAGGACCGACTACGGCATCTGTTCGACGACCTTTCTGGAAGAGGCGTTCCGCACCGATCGTTACCAGATCGACGTGACCTTCAACGCCGACGGATCATGGAGCTACGTCAGCGACACCACGCTGGTGGTACGCGGCAAGGAGCCGTTCGCGCACCGCGACCGCAACAAGCTGGTCAAGGTGGGCGAGGCCGATCTCAACCCGTGGCTGAGCATCATCCGGGGTGGCGCAAAGCCATGA
- a CDS encoding EAL domain-containing protein produces the protein MSQDDGTIPAGVRDFARTHRRRDRPSPMQDGTAMSNFLFGVGRENNLIAKEWPQMGIAMLGGLVALTGLNMVVPPLVPTVLAGIAIVVAFCSVFAVRLEQTKRLSTGQRMSLMGLVIGLPMMLYGSAIGLLAMAGLMPWLQCLAVLVTISLLASVTESGRLAGVLVAQIAMWSGVTCVASRMGGFTTLAIGTVITVIAFLRQRQIEQLAQEQAEEAQRVHARAQELLAEYEETGQGWFWETDRRGQLIYLSATVAETIGRKAEHLLGKPFTDLFDLSEQSGDGERTLTFHLSARSSFSELAVRAACRDDERWWSITGRPTYDTFNNFQGFRGSGADLTEKRRSQEHASRLAHFDSLTGLSNRFRISQTLEKILNAPQEQHRECSVFLLDLDRFKQVNDTMGHPAGDALLKQVAQRLERTVGAMGRVGRLGGDEFQVIFPGKIDRDELGHLAARVIEALSQPYSLEGSRVTIGASIGIALAPDDGVTSEALIRNADLALYAAKDGGRGRYHFYAADLHSDAEERRKMEDELRDAVANGGLELYYQPVVQTATEKITGFEALLRWNHPQHGFVSPAKFIPIAEDTGMIAAIGEWALRTACKDLARWPANVRVAVNVSALQFANPALPSIVTQALAHAQVDPQRLELEITESVFINDDEGTEQMFRALKAIGVRMALDDFGTGYSSLGYLKKAPFDKIKIDQSFVRGATQPGSINGAIIASIVSLAEALGMETTAEGVETFDELDLVRELGCSHVQGYIYERPLSALDAAARLSTGLIAVAHGPRSARAPRQAMLRKVVLEHGGHRYNGTVRNISQSGALIEGLWNVPPETSFRFYLSETYAVTAICKWSEGERMGVEFAEPLHLDENGRIAAVAVKAVPAVQTEPAGLRKVG, from the coding sequence GTGTCCCAGGATGATGGGACGATTCCAGCCGGCGTGCGCGATTTCGCGCGCACGCACCGCCGCCGGGATCGCCCCAGCCCGATGCAGGATGGCACCGCGATGTCGAACTTCCTGTTCGGCGTGGGGCGCGAAAACAACCTGATCGCCAAGGAATGGCCGCAGATGGGCATTGCCATGCTCGGCGGCTTGGTGGCGCTCACGGGGCTGAACATGGTGGTGCCGCCGCTGGTGCCGACGGTGCTGGCGGGCATAGCGATCGTCGTGGCGTTCTGTTCCGTGTTCGCGGTGCGGCTGGAGCAGACCAAGCGGCTCTCCACCGGGCAGCGGATGAGCCTGATGGGGCTGGTGATCGGCCTGCCGATGATGCTCTACGGCTCCGCCATCGGCCTGCTGGCCATGGCCGGCCTGATGCCCTGGCTGCAATGTCTGGCGGTGCTGGTGACGATCTCGCTGCTGGCGAGCGTGACGGAATCGGGCAGGCTGGCGGGTGTGCTTGTCGCGCAGATCGCAATGTGGTCGGGCGTGACGTGCGTGGCCAGCCGTATGGGCGGCTTCACCACGCTGGCGATCGGCACCGTCATCACGGTCATCGCCTTCCTGCGCCAGCGCCAGATTGAGCAGCTTGCGCAGGAACAGGCCGAAGAGGCCCAGCGGGTGCATGCCCGGGCGCAGGAGCTTCTCGCCGAATACGAGGAGACCGGGCAGGGCTGGTTCTGGGAAACCGACCGGCGCGGGCAACTGATCTATCTGTCCGCGACCGTGGCCGAAACGATCGGCCGCAAGGCGGAACATCTCCTCGGCAAGCCTTTCACCGATCTGTTCGACCTGTCCGAACAGTCGGGCGACGGCGAGCGCACGCTCACCTTCCACCTTTCGGCGCGTTCCAGCTTCAGCGAACTCGCGGTGCGCGCGGCCTGCCGCGACGACGAGCGCTGGTGGTCGATCACCGGCCGCCCGACCTATGACACCTTCAACAACTTCCAGGGCTTTCGCGGTTCGGGCGCGGACCTGACCGAGAAGCGCCGGTCGCAGGAACACGCCTCGCGCCTGGCGCATTTCGATTCGCTCACGGGCCTGTCCAACCGCTTCCGCATCTCGCAGACGCTGGAGAAGATTCTCAACGCGCCGCAGGAGCAGCATCGGGAGTGCAGCGTGTTCCTGCTGGATCTCGACCGCTTCAAGCAGGTCAACGATACCATGGGGCACCCCGCCGGCGATGCGCTGCTCAAGCAGGTGGCGCAGCGACTGGAGCGCACGGTGGGTGCGATGGGGCGCGTCGGCCGCCTCGGCGGCGACGAATTCCAGGTCATCTTCCCGGGCAAGATCGATCGCGACGAATTGGGGCATCTCGCCGCGCGGGTCATCGAGGCGCTTTCGCAGCCCTATTCGCTGGAAGGCAGCCGGGTCACCATCGGCGCGTCGATCGGCATCGCGCTGGCGCCCGACGACGGCGTGACCAGCGAGGCGCTGATCCGCAACGCCGACCTTGCGCTCTATGCGGCGAAGGACGGCGGGCGCGGTCGCTATCATTTCTACGCGGCCGACCTGCACAGCGACGCCGAGGAACGTCGCAAGATGGAGGACGAGCTGCGCGACGCCGTGGCGAATGGCGGGCTCGAACTCTATTACCAGCCGGTCGTGCAGACGGCGACCGAGAAGATCACCGGGTTCGAGGCGCTGCTGCGCTGGAACCATCCGCAGCACGGGTTCGTTTCGCCGGCCAAGTTCATCCCGATCGCCGAGGATACGGGCATGATCGCCGCGATCGGCGAATGGGCGCTGCGCACCGCCTGCAAGGATCTGGCGCGCTGGCCCGCGAACGTGCGCGTGGCGGTCAACGTTTCGGCTTTGCAGTTCGCCAACCCGGCGCTGCCCTCGATCGTCACGCAGGCGCTGGCCCACGCGCAGGTCGATCCGCAGCGGCTGGAACTCGAAATCACCGAAAGCGTGTTCATCAACGATGACGAGGGCACCGAACAGATGTTCCGTGCGCTGAAGGCTATCGGCGTGCGCATGGCGCTGGACGATTTTGGCACCGGCTATTCCTCGCTCGGCTACCTGAAGAAGGCGCCGTTCGACAAGATCAAGATCGACCAGAGCTTCGTGCGTGGCGCGACCCAGCCGGGCAGCATCAACGGCGCCATCATCGCCTCGATCGTCAGCCTGGCCGAAGCGCTGGGCATGGAAACCACGGCGGAAGGCGTCGAGACGTTCGACGAGCTGGATCTGGTGCGCGAACTAGGATGCAGCCATGTGCAGGGCTATATCTACGAGCGCCCGCTGTCCGCGCTGGATGCCGCGGCGCGCCTGTCCACCGGCCTGATCGCGGTAGCGCACGGCCCCCGGTCCGCCCGCGCGCCGCGCCAGGCCATGCTGCGCAAGGTGGTGCTGGAACACGGCGGCCATCGCTACAACGGCACGGTCCGCAACATCTCGCAGTCCGGCGCGCTGATCGAAGGGCTGTGGAACGTCCCGCCCGAGACGAGTTTCCGGTTCTATCTGTCGGAAACCTATGCCGTCACCGCGATCTGCAAGTGGAGCGAGGGCGAGCGCATGGGCGTGGAGTTCGCCGAGCCGCTGCACCTGGATGAAAACGGGCGGATCGCGGCGGTGGCGGTGAAGGCGGTGCCGGCCGTGCAGACCGAACCGGCGGGCCTGCGCAAGGTGGGATGA
- a CDS encoding LysR substrate-binding domain-containing protein — MTLEQLRIFVAVAEALNMRAAAERLHLTQPAVSAAIAALEERHATRLFDRVGRGLELNDAGRAFLPEARAVLAQAADALGVLDDLAGLKRGDLRIAASQTVATYWLPRRMAAFAAAYPGVTLHLEVGNTAQAVAALLAGEADLGFVEGEVDAELLSVERIGGDRLALYAAPEHPLAGRPLGREDIAAACWVLREQGSGTRNHLEHSLHARFGLTMADLDVRLELPSNGAVLEALGAGGLVTAVSDLAAGPRVAAGLVRELDCALVERDFLLLRHRARRVSRAAQAFLDTARN, encoded by the coding sequence ATGACGCTCGAACAGTTGCGCATTTTCGTGGCCGTGGCCGAAGCGCTCAACATGCGCGCGGCGGCGGAGCGCCTGCACCTGACGCAGCCCGCCGTCAGCGCCGCCATCGCCGCGCTGGAGGAACGCCACGCCACGCGCCTGTTCGATCGCGTGGGGCGCGGGCTGGAACTGAACGACGCGGGCCGCGCCTTCCTGCCCGAAGCGCGCGCGGTGCTGGCGCAGGCGGCCGACGCGTTGGGCGTGCTGGACGATCTGGCGGGGCTGAAGCGGGGCGACTTGCGCATCGCCGCCAGCCAGACGGTCGCGACGTACTGGTTGCCGCGCCGCATGGCCGCCTTCGCGGCCGCCTACCCCGGCGTTACGCTGCATCTCGAAGTCGGCAACACTGCGCAGGCGGTGGCGGCGCTGTTGGCGGGCGAAGCGGATCTCGGTTTCGTCGAGGGCGAGGTCGATGCGGAATTGCTGTCCGTCGAGCGGATCGGTGGTGATCGCCTGGCGCTCTATGCTGCGCCCGAACACCCGCTCGCCGGCCGCCCGCTCGGGCGCGAGGACATCGCGGCCGCGTGCTGGGTGCTGCGCGAGCAGGGATCGGGCACGCGCAACCACCTGGAGCACAGCTTGCACGCGCGGTTCGGCCTGACGATGGCCGATCTCGACGTGCGGCTGGAGCTTCCTTCCAACGGCGCGGTGCTGGAAGCGCTGGGCGCGGGCGGATTGGTGACGGCAGTATCCGATCTGGCCGCCGGGCCACGCGTGGCGGCGGGCCTTGTCCGCGAACTCGATTGCGCGCTGGTCGAGCGCGATTTCCTGCTGCTGCGGCATCGCGCACGGCGCGTCAGCCGCGCGGCACAAGCATTCCTTGATACGGCACGGAATTGA
- the lepA gene encoding translation elongation factor 4, which produces MTELALIRNFSIIAHIDHGKSTLADRLIQFTGGLTDREMSAQVLDNMDIEKERGITIKAQTVRLNYKAKDGLTYELNLMDTPGHVDFAYEVSRSLAACEGALLVVDAAQGVEAQTLANVYQSIEHDHEIVPVINKIDLPAAEPEKVKAEIEEVIGLDASQAVLTSAKSGIGIEDVLDAVVARIPPPKGDRTRPLKAMLVDSWYDPYLGVVILVRVVDGVIRKGLQVKFMQGGTEHLIDRVGCFTPKREELPELGPGEIGFITAQIKEVETAKVGDTITTVKAGAVEALPGYKEVQPVVFCGLFPVDAADFDKLRESIAKLRLNDASFSFEMESSAALGFGFRCGFLGLLHLEIIQERLSREYDLDLITTSPSVVYRIQLRASKTDDAREILLHNPADYPDPNRIEQIDEPWIKATIYTPDEYLGSILKLCQDRRGIQTGLTYVGGRAQVNYELPLNEVVFDFYDRLKSISRGYASFDYEQIGLREGDLVKMSILVNNEPVDALSMIVHRAVAEERGRGMCERLKDLIPRHLFKIPIQAAIGGKVIARETIAALRKDVTAKCYGGDITRKKKLLEKQKKGKARMREYGNVQIPQEAFIAALRMGEE; this is translated from the coding sequence ATGACCGAGCTTGCACTGATCCGTAACTTCTCGATTATCGCCCATATCGACCATGGCAAATCGACGTTGGCCGACCGCCTGATCCAGTTCACGGGCGGCCTGACCGACCGCGAGATGAGCGCGCAGGTGCTCGATAACATGGACATCGAGAAAGAGCGCGGGATCACCATCAAGGCCCAGACCGTCCGCTTGAATTACAAAGCCAAGGACGGGCTGACCTATGAACTGAACCTGATGGACACCCCTGGCCACGTCGACTTCGCCTACGAGGTCAGCCGCAGCCTGGCCGCCTGCGAAGGCGCGCTGCTGGTGGTGGACGCGGCGCAGGGCGTGGAAGCGCAGACGCTGGCCAACGTCTATCAGTCGATCGAGCACGACCATGAGATCGTGCCCGTCATCAACAAGATCGACCTGCCTGCCGCCGAGCCGGAAAAGGTCAAGGCCGAGATCGAAGAAGTGATCGGGCTAGATGCGAGCCAGGCGGTGCTGACCAGCGCCAAGAGCGGCATCGGCATCGAGGACGTGCTCGACGCTGTGGTCGCGCGCATCCCCCCGCCCAAGGGCGACCGGACCCGCCCGCTCAAGGCGATGCTGGTCGACAGCTGGTACGATCCGTACCTGGGCGTCGTCATCCTGGTGCGCGTGGTCGACGGGGTGATCAGGAAGGGCCTGCAGGTAAAGTTCATGCAGGGCGGCACCGAACACCTGATCGACCGCGTCGGCTGCTTCACGCCCAAGCGCGAGGAACTGCCGGAACTGGGGCCGGGCGAAATCGGCTTCATCACCGCGCAGATCAAGGAGGTCGAAACCGCCAAGGTCGGCGACACGATCACCACGGTCAAGGCGGGCGCCGTTGAGGCTCTGCCGGGCTACAAGGAAGTGCAGCCGGTGGTGTTCTGCGGCTTGTTCCCGGTGGATGCCGCCGATTTTGACAAGCTGCGCGAAAGCATCGCCAAGCTGCGCCTGAACGACGCCTCGTTTTCGTTCGAGATGGAATCGAGCGCGGCGCTGGGCTTCGGCTTCCGCTGCGGGTTCCTGGGGTTGCTTCACCTGGAAATCATCCAGGAGCGGTTGAGCCGCGAGTACGATCTGGACCTGATCACCACCAGCCCGTCGGTGGTCTATCGCATCCAGTTGCGCGCGAGCAAGACCGATGATGCGCGCGAAATCCTGCTGCACAACCCGGCGGACTACCCCGATCCCAACCGGATCGAGCAGATCGACGAGCCGTGGATCAAGGCGACGATCTACACGCCCGACGAGTACCTCGGCTCGATCCTCAAGCTGTGCCAGGACCGGCGCGGCATCCAGACGGGCCTCACTTACGTCGGCGGGCGCGCGCAGGTGAATTACGAGCTGCCGCTGAACGAGGTGGTGTTCGACTTCTACGACCGGCTGAAGTCGATCAGCCGGGGCTATGCCAGCTTCGACTACGAACAGATCGGCCTGCGCGAGGGCGATCTCGTCAAGATGAGCATTCTCGTCAACAACGAGCCGGTCGACGCGCTGAGCATGATCGTGCACCGCGCGGTGGCCGAGGAGCGCGGGCGCGGCATGTGCGAGCGGTTGAAAGACCTGATCCCGCGTCACCTGTTCAAGATCCCGATCCAGGCGGCGATCGGCGGCAAGGTGATCGCGCGCGAGACGATCGCAGCGCTGCGCAAGGACGTGACCGCCAAGTGCTATGGCGGCGACATCACCCGCAAGAAGAAGCTTCTGGAAAAGCAGAAGAAGGGCAAGGCGCGGATGCGCGAATACGGCAACGTGCAAATCCCGCAGGAAGCCTTCATCGCTGCGCTGCGCATGGGCGAGGAATAG
- a CDS encoding NAD(P)-dependent alcohol dehydrogenase, producing the protein MTVSAKVAVCRGKDTPFTIEDATLDALRPDELRVRIVACGVCHTDLAVRDGQLPVPLPIVLGHEGAGIVEAVGSAVTAAKPGDRVLMSFNSCGDCPSCAIEAPTYCYNFFPHNWSGTRADGSPTLFRDGAPLHANFFGQSSFATHAIAHQRNVVVVPESAAAIPLERLAPLGCGLMTGAGAVLRSMKVRAGMPVAVFGTGTVGIAAIMAARIAGADPIFAVDINDERLALARELGATHTVNAREDVAVAIRAVCPTGLGYALDTTGIARVIEGAFDLLAPKGKLAMVGASGPEAMLAFNETAFMGQGRTVMGVLGGDSDIGPFLRELIDLHVAGRFPFDRLIGYFDFDAIDAAVHASETGSVVKPVLRITPE; encoded by the coding sequence ATGACCGTATCGGCGAAAGTAGCCGTCTGCCGGGGCAAGGACACCCCGTTCACGATTGAGGACGCCACGCTGGACGCGCTGCGGCCCGACGAACTGCGCGTGAGGATCGTGGCCTGCGGCGTGTGCCACACCGATCTGGCGGTGCGCGACGGGCAACTGCCCGTGCCGCTGCCGATCGTGCTGGGCCACGAAGGGGCTGGTATCGTCGAGGCCGTTGGCAGCGCGGTCACCGCCGCAAAACCGGGCGACCGAGTGCTGATGAGCTTCAACAGCTGCGGCGATTGCCCCAGTTGCGCGATCGAGGCGCCGACCTATTGCTACAACTTCTTCCCGCACAACTGGTCCGGCACGCGGGCGGACGGTTCGCCGACGCTCTTTCGCGATGGTGCGCCGCTCCACGCCAATTTCTTTGGTCAGTCGAGCTTCGCCACCCATGCCATCGCGCACCAGCGCAACGTGGTGGTCGTGCCCGAAAGCGCCGCCGCGATCCCGCTGGAACGGCTGGCGCCGCTGGGCTGCGGGCTGATGACCGGCGCGGGCGCGGTGCTGCGCAGCATGAAGGTGCGCGCCGGGATGCCGGTCGCGGTGTTCGGCACAGGCACGGTCGGCATCGCCGCGATCATGGCGGCGCGGATTGCCGGGGCCGATCCGATCTTCGCGGTCGACATCAACGACGAACGCCTGGCGCTCGCCCGCGAACTGGGCGCGACGCACACGGTGAATGCGCGCGAGGATGTGGCCGTCGCGATCCGCGCGGTCTGCCCGACCGGGCTTGGCTATGCCCTCGACACGACCGGCATCGCCCGCGTGATCGAAGGGGCGTTCGACCTGCTGGCGCCCAAGGGCAAGCTGGCGATGGTCGGCGCGTCGGGGCCTGAGGCCATGCTGGCCTTCAACGAAACGGCGTTCATGGGGCAGGGGCGCACCGTGATGGGCGTGCTGGGCGGCGACAGCGACATCGGTCCGTTCCTGCGCGAACTGATCGACCTTCATGTCGCAGGGCGTTTCCCGTTCGATCGCCTGATCGGCTATTTCGATTTCGACGCCATCGACGCGGCGGTGCACGCCAGTGAGACCGGCAGCGTGGTCAAGCCGGTGCTGCGCATTACGCCCGAATAG
- a CDS encoding TonB-dependent receptor, with protein MAAIAAVLCLACTHAALAAEEAPPPGDDIVVYGRALPQIGTAISGSQGVVGYQDFENKPLSRVGELVENVPGVIATQHSGTGKANQYFLRGFNLDHGTDFAGFVDGVPVNMRTHGHGQGYLDLNFLIPELVERIDYRKGPYFADVGDFSAAGTVQFTTASRLARPIAEATVGMYGYYRALAAGSAGVGDGDLLVAIDGTRSNGPWDLNEDLKKVNGLVKLSQGTKDHGWSLSFNGYHATWNATDQVPERAIASGLVSRWGNIDPALGGRTTRLGLTANATLGGTKLNAYALYYDFRLTSNFTYFLNDPVNGDEFQQADRRGVFGGSVRHDFAPVRLGGVPVMFAVGGDARWDHIGTIGLYSSIAGARSGTVRQDKVDEYSGALFAEGTAALTDRLRLTLGLRGDVYGYDIDARTLPVNSGKGSDALLSPKVALAWRAAHHLEFYANYGESFHSNDVRGASIRVDPATGDPAERVQVLVKARGAELGARVETPHFTASLVGFWLSLGSELVFVGDGGTTEPNDATRRYGVEGSLFWRPTGWLTLDASAAATHARFHGVAPGATFIPNAVSNVISAGAAVDFGKGLSASLRLRHFGAAPLIEDDSVRSDPTTLMNLGAYYTRGRIKLGLDVLNLFDAKDADITYFYASRLQGEPADGVEDRHIHPVEPRQVRASIRYAF; from the coding sequence ATGGCCGCTATTGCAGCGGTCTTGTGCCTGGCGTGCACGCACGCCGCGCTTGCCGCCGAGGAAGCGCCGCCGCCCGGCGACGACATCGTCGTCTATGGCCGCGCGCTGCCGCAGATCGGCACCGCGATCTCCGGATCGCAGGGCGTGGTCGGCTACCAGGACTTTGAGAACAAGCCGCTGAGCCGCGTGGGCGAACTGGTCGAGAACGTGCCCGGCGTGATCGCCACGCAGCATTCGGGCACGGGCAAGGCCAACCAGTATTTCCTGCGCGGCTTCAACCTGGACCACGGCACCGATTTCGCGGGCTTCGTCGATGGCGTGCCGGTGAACATGCGCACGCACGGCCATGGACAGGGCTATCTCGACCTCAACTTCCTGATCCCCGAACTGGTCGAGCGGATCGACTACCGCAAAGGCCCCTATTTCGCCGACGTGGGCGATTTCTCGGCCGCCGGTACCGTGCAGTTCACCACCGCCAGCCGCCTTGCCCGTCCCATCGCCGAAGCGACCGTGGGCATGTACGGCTATTACCGCGCCCTCGCCGCCGGCAGCGCGGGCGTGGGCGATGGCGATCTGCTGGTGGCGATCGACGGCACCCGCTCCAACGGTCCCTGGGATCTCAACGAGGATCTCAAGAAGGTGAACGGGCTGGTCAAGCTGTCACAGGGCACGAAGGACCATGGCTGGAGCCTCTCCTTCAACGGCTATCACGCCACCTGGAACGCTACCGACCAGGTGCCCGAACGCGCCATCGCCAGCGGCCTCGTCAGCCGCTGGGGCAATATCGATCCGGCGCTGGGCGGGCGCACCACGCGGCTGGGGTTGACCGCCAACGCCACTTTGGGAGGTACGAAGCTCAACGCGTATGCGCTCTATTACGACTTCCGCCTGACCTCGAATTTCACCTACTTCCTGAACGATCCGGTCAACGGCGACGAATTCCAGCAAGCCGACCGGCGCGGCGTGTTCGGCGGTTCGGTGCGGCACGATTTCGCGCCCGTCCGGCTCGGCGGCGTGCCCGTCATGTTCGCGGTAGGCGGCGATGCGCGCTGGGACCACATCGGCACGATCGGCCTCTACAGTTCCATCGCCGGCGCGCGCAGCGGCACCGTGCGGCAGGACAAGGTCGATGAATATTCCGGCGCGCTCTTCGCCGAAGGCACCGCCGCGCTGACCGACCGGCTGCGCTTGACGCTGGGCCTGCGCGGCGACGTCTATGGCTACGATATCGATGCCCGCACGCTGCCGGTCAATTCGGGCAAGGGATCGGACGCGCTGCTCAGCCCCAAGGTGGCGCTGGCCTGGCGCGCGGCGCACCATCTCGAATTCTACGCCAATTATGGCGAGAGCTTCCATTCCAACGACGTGCGCGGAGCGTCGATCCGCGTCGATCCGGCAACCGGCGATCCGGCCGAGCGCGTGCAGGTGCTGGTCAAGGCGCGCGGCGCGGAACTGGGCGCGCGCGTGGAAACCCCGCACTTCACCGCCTCGCTCGTCGGGTTCTGGCTGAGCCTCGGCTCCGAACTGGTGTTCGTGGGCGATGGCGGCACGACCGAACCGAACGATGCCACGCGCCGCTATGGCGTGGAAGGCAGCCTGTTCTGGCGGCCGACCGGCTGGCTGACGCTCGACGCCTCGGCCGCCGCCACGCACGCGCGGTTCCACGGCGTCGCGCCCGGCGCCACGTTCATTCCCAACGCGGTCAGCAACGTGATTTCAGCCGGCGCGGCGGTGGATTTCGGCAAGGGCCTCAGCGCGTCGCTGCGGTTGCGCCATTTCGGCGCGGCGCCGTTGATCGAGGATGACAGTGTGCGCTCCGATCCGACCACGCTGATGAACCTCGGCGCCTATTACACGCGCGGCCGGATCAAGCTGGGGCTGGATGTGCTCAACCTGTTCGATGCGAAGGACGCCGACATCACCTATTTCTACGCCTCGCGGCTGCAAGGCGAACCGGCGGACGGCGTGGAAGACCGGCACATCCACCCGGTCGAACCGCGCCAGGTGCGCGCCTCGATCCGCTACGCCTTCTGA